A window of Syntrophorhabdaceae bacterium contains these coding sequences:
- a CDS encoding flagellar protein FlaG, which produces MELGKIANIKTTQAYSEQVDLKKRSEVKLPALSTAATTRIIENTIESQQKALENMKVLIAQMELNNEVSIEYDDQIKQVIVQVVDGDTKAVVKQFPPEQLIS; this is translated from the coding sequence ATGGAGTTAGGAAAAATAGCAAATATCAAGACAACTCAAGCCTACTCCGAGCAGGTGGATTTAAAGAAAAGGAGTGAGGTGAAATTACCCGCCCTATCAACCGCAGCAACGACCCGTATAATAGAAAATACAATAGAATCACAGCAGAAAGCACTTGAGAACATGAAGGTGTTAATAGCGCAAATGGAACTGAACAACGAGGTCTCCATTGAATATGATGATCAAATAAAGCAGGTTATCGTACAGGTTGTAGATGGTGATACAAAGGCAGTTGTAAAACAGTTCCCTCCGGAACAGCTCATAAGTT